Proteins co-encoded in one Malus sylvestris chromosome 7, drMalSylv7.2, whole genome shotgun sequence genomic window:
- the LOC126629259 gene encoding scarecrow-like protein 22: MKAMPLPFEEFQGKGVLDFSSVPSSAAAASDSFLSPPPPPPQKWNHHHQNSKENCYVGSSEPTSVLDTRRSASPPTSSSTLSSSHGSGASGGCGRSTDTTTAGVENPSRTPLEEQKCGPPLGMEDWESVLSESPGQEQSILRLIMSDIEDPSLGLNTLLQSSSGSDHLHQDLEFSGGGFHDVVDQGGYGGGFEPNNNSGSLVSPSLHASSGPDFNFNNNVSNVETRSSNVRPNPTMFSGSMSNPFLVSQSSGMFQQQQSTGLDEKPQIFNPQMVINQNQAQFAQYPAMFMPLTYAQLQEHHLLSPPPSKRLNSGELGPSYPVQRVPFSNPGQELVVRAQQQLQFLPQHLQQQRPTMPVAKEKMMSPTEGGKEMMNQNQLQQQQFQQAVIDQLFNAAELIETGNSVLAQGILARLNHQLSPIGKPFSRAAFYFKEALQLLLHTNTSSNCSSALSPFSLIFKIGAYKSFSEISPVVQFANFTCNQAILEAVEGFNRVHVIDFDIGYGGQWASFMQEVALGNGGVPSLKITAFISSSTHDEFEVSFTRENLKHFASELNLAFELELVSLESLNSGSWGLPLHASEGVAVAVNLPIGSFSNNPLSLPLILRFVRQLSPRIVVSLDRGSDRIDVPFPHQIIQAIHSYSGLLESIDAANVNPDALQKIERYLLQPGIEKIVTGRHLLPKRTPSWRTLFLSSGFSPLTFSNFTESQAECLVQRTPVGGFHIEKKQSSLVLCWQCKDLISASAWRC, from the coding sequence ATGAAGGCCATGCCCCTACCTTTTGAGGAGTTTCAAGGGAAGGGGGTGTTAGATTTCTCTTCTGTTCCTtcttctgctgctgctgcttcagATTCATTTCTATCTccgccaccaccaccgccgCAAAAGTGgaatcaccaccaccaaaacagcAAGGAGAATTGTTATGTGGGCAGCTCTGAGCCCACCTCTGTTCTCGATACCAGAAGAAGCGCAAGCCCTCCGACATCCTCCTCAACACTGTCTTCCTCCCACGGCAGCGGAGCCAGCGGTGGCTGCGGCCGCTCTACAGACACAACAACTGCGGGGGTTGAAAACCCATCTCGAACACCCTTAGAGGAACAAAAATGCGGGCCGCCCCTCGGCATGGAGGACTGGGAGAGCGTTCTGTCTGAGTCTCCCGGTCAAGAGCAGTCCATCCTGAGGTTGATTATGAGTGATATAGAAGACCCGTCTCTCGGATTGAACACGCTGCTGCAGAGTTCAAGCGGCTCTGATCATCTCCATCAAGATTTGGAATTCAGCGGCGGAGGGTTTCATGATGTGGTGGATCAAGGAGGATACGGAGGCGGATTCGAACCCAATAACAATTCTGGGAGTTTGGTGAGCCCCTCTCTACATGCAAGTTCTGGTCCTGATTTTAATTTCAATAATAATGTATCAAATGTTGAGACTCGGAGCAGCAATGTGAGACCAAACCCTACAATGTTCTCTGGTTCAATGAGCAATCCTTTTCTGGTTTCGCAATCTTCCGGCATGTTTCAGCAGCAACAGAGCACGGGATTGGATGAGAAGCCTCAGATTTTCAATCCCCAGATGGTAATTAACCAAAACCAAGCTCAGTTTGCACAATACCCAGCTATGTTTATGCCTTTGACGTATGCCCAATTGCAAGAGCACCACCTTCTGTCACCGCCACCATCAAAAAGGCTCAATTCTGGTGAATTAGGACCCAGTTACCCGGTCCAAAGGGTACCGTTTTCGAATCCCGGGCAAGAGCTAGTGGTTCGGGCTCAGCAGCAGCTTCAGTTTCTTCCTCAGCACCTTCAGCAGCAGAGGCCAACAATGCCTGTGGCGAAGGAGAAAATGATGAGCCCAACAGAGGGCGGTAAAGAAATGATGAACCAGAACCAGCTGCAGCAGCAGCAGTTTCAGCAAGCAGTAATTGACCAGCTTTTCAATGCAGCAGAGCTGATCGAAACAGGAAATTCGGTACTCGCGCAAGGGATATTGGCGCGGCTCAATCACCAGCTCTCTCCCATTGGTAAGCCTTTTTCAAGGGCTGCTTTTTACTTCAAGGAGGCCTTGCAATTGCTCCTTCACACCAACACCTCTAGTAACTGCTCTTCGGCCTTGTCGCCTTTTAGCCTCATTTTCAAGATTGGTGCTTATAAATCGTTCTCTGAAATCTCACCTGTTGTCCAATTTGCCAATTTTACTTGTAACCAAGCCATCCTTGAAGCCGTGGAGGGCTTTAATCGTGTTCATGTTATTGATTTTGATATTGGCTATGGTGGCCAATGGGCTTCTTTTATGCAAGAAGTTGCCTTGGGAAATGGGGGTGTACCATCTCTTAAAATCACTGCATTTATATCCTCTTCCACCCATGATGAATTCGAGGTTAGTTTCACTCGAGAAAACCTCAAACACTTTGCTAGTGAGCTCAACTTGGCATTCGAACTTGAACTTGTAAGCCTTGAGTCGTTGAACTCTGGGTCTTGGGGATTGCCTCTTCATGCCTCTGAGGGTGTGGCAGTTGCTGTCAATCTCCCGATCGGCTCCTTTTCAAATAACCCTTTATCGCTTCCTTTGATCTTGCGCTTTGTTAGGCAGCTTTCTCCCAGAATTGTGGTTTCTTTGGACAGAGGCAGTGACCGGATCGATGTTCCATTTCCCCACCAAATAATCCAAGCCATCCACTCTTACTCTGGCTTGCTTGAATCAATAGATGCTGCAAATGTAAACCCAGATGCCCTTCAGAAGATTGAGAGGTACTTGCTCCAACCAGGCATTGAAAAGATTGTAACAGGCCGCCATCTTTTGCCTAAAAGAACACCTTCATGGAGGACACTGTTTTTGTCATCTGGGTTCTCCCCATTGACTTTCAGCAATTTCACCGAGTCCCAAGCCGAGTGCTTGGTGCAGCGGACTCCGGTTGGGGGTTTCCACATCGAGAAGAAACAGTCTTCGCTTGTTCTCTGCTGGCAGTGCAAGGATCTCATATCGGCCTCGGCTTGGAGGTGCTGA